TATGAATTCATATTTGctcttttatttaagttttaagttCTCTGCATGAATTTTTCACAGTGATATgaggaaattaaaaataactcatGCTTACTTGTGAATTCATGTGCTATCACAGGGTGATCTTCATAGGTACCTAAAGGAAAAAGGTGCACTCAATCCCGCAACAGCTGTTAACTTTGCATTGGACATTGCCAAGTAATTCTTGAACTCTTCAAGTTTGATTAAGATGTGGTTGTTTCATTTCTAATAGAATATAAATCCATTGACAGATGAAAGCTTTAGAATGTGAACcctttattatttaattgttttttagaTTATAAGTTGGCATAGTATGCAACTACTATTTaccttaaatttatattaacattagTGCTACAAGAATAAGGATCTAATTTTTAGGTAGGTTTTTGGCGTAATTGACTAATTAAGAATCTTGTTTTGCCCTTGTTAACTGGTGAAACTGTAGATAAATTTGGTTCATGTTCTTTGGGTTGATTCAATTAGTGGTATCGATGGCCTAATTTTTTTAGTACTTGATTTTTGTTAGTTAAAATAGTTCTTTCCAAAAAtcttgagtaaaaataaaagacCTTGATCTTGATGAAAGGTCCTAAGTCCCaatattaaatagttttatgtTCATTCGAGAGATTTTGTGATCAAGACATAATGCACATGAATTTGAGATTGTTTTTAGGTGATGCATATTTGGGTTTTATATTGACCAGAGATGAAAAGAGTGAAAAAGGAAGTTTCTTTTGAAGTGTGTTTTGTATCCTTGGAAATGCCTAAAAATACTCCAATAGAGATTGattggcattttttttttgtgttgaatTGTACAAATATTCGCTAAAGGTGGGAAACatactttttgaattttctttggaaGATGCTTTTCGGAATATACATAGCCTATATTGCTATGTTCATGTTGTTTGGAGCTTTTAGTGGCTTTTGGTAAAAGCAGACATAAAATTAATGTGTTTTAGAAGTTCTTATTTATTCATTGTTTGCATGTGAATATGGTCTTTCATTTTCCACAGTAGGGATATTGGCTTCCATTGTATTTTGGAGAAACTTTCTACATACTAAACtggttttatttgatttttcatacAATGCAGACGttcatttatatttgaaaaaaaacattGGGGAGTTGAAGTTTATGACTTATGGCCTAAAACCTTAATTTATTGTCACATTTGCCTTTCTGAGTTTGAATATTAgtctaatttttataaatttaatgtgACCAGAGGAATGGCTTATCTTCACAGTGAGCCTAATGTCATTATTCATCGAGACCTGAAGCCAAGGTGAGTTGATCTGTGTGTTAGATATTTTGTACGAATAATTGTCTAAAGTTTTTACATATTGCTAGTAATTCTTTGTTTTAATTAGTGCATTAATGAGCCTTGTCATCAGGaagataattaaacaaattttctttaactAACAATACAGCTATCTTATTTGGCCTTTCCGTATcttttctttgatgatttttaaGCTAGTATTTGTACCATACTTCTTGTTCTTCTTGGGTATAACCGTTTCTTATGTATCAGGAATGTTCTTTTGGTCAACACAAGTGCAGACCACTTGAAAGTTGGGGACTTTGGACTAAGCAAGCTCATCAAGGTTCAGAATACTCATGATGTTTACAAAATGACTGGGGAGACCGGAAGTTGTGAGTGTCGCTTTGTCATAATTGTTTATGTTTGaaatgtaatcttttattacttatttccTTTCTGattatttgaacaaaataaaagacCGGTATATGGCTCCTGAGGTCTTCAAGCATCGAAAATACGATAAAAAGGTTGATGTCTTCTCTTTTGGAATGATCCTCTATGaggtaatttttttacttaatggCATTAAGATACAAAGTACATAAGGATGATTCTAAAGCATGGAGTTCTCAATTGGAGTAGATGCTTGAAGGAGAACCGCCATTTTCACATATGGAGCCATATGAGGCAGCCAAATATGTGGCAGAGGGACATAGGCCTTCTTGTCGTGCTAAAGGATATATCCCTGAACTGAGAGAGTAAGTGAATTCTATTCCTTAGTTGCAACATTCATCGCCTATCTATGAATCAAATATAAACTGTTAGCTGTGTGGGTTGTTGCTCTGGTGGCTAACACTGAACCGTATGTGAAAGGCACACTTccacattcaattttttttggtgaAGATAGTAAAAGCTTTTCCCATCTTGGTAAATAAAACTTGTTAGACCAAATTCTTGCTGCTCAGCAAACCCCCTTCAGGGTGATGTGAAAATCAGATTATGCTATGCATATTTGATCTTTACTAATCCTTTCCACTTTTTAATTAGTACTGCTGTTCTTCCAGATTTTGCTCAGCTAATCTTTTTAATTAAGGTAATTTTCAAAGTCTTTATTTAGTATGGACATCAAACAAGTTTCTTTAACCGACATTGTTCTCATGTTGTTTAGCAAAAAATTGGAATGCTCAATTAAGTTTGTCATATGCTAGTTAACTTTTAATACACTCTCTGAGATACAGGTCCcagaaattttgtttgtttgattgttaaTGTCTTTCTTTCTGAATGCTTCCAGGTTAACGGAGAGGTGCTGGGATGCTGACATGAACAAAAGACCTTCATTcttggaaattttgaaaaagcttgAAAAGATCTAGGAAAGTTTACCAACAGATCATCATTGGAGCTTATTTAATTCATAGGGATCAAGGGCAAGTACATGGTAGATGCTATATACAACGTTTCTGCTGTTTCTTCCTGTGCATCCAAATGCATCGATGGTGCTGTGAATAGATTCCATTAAGGAAGATTTGTGAAACTTACTTCTTTGACTACCTTTCTgcaattctattaaaatttcaattataaagaGGTTAGCTGATTGTTAATTAAGTTGTTCAGTTTCTGTATTTTGTTAGTCTTTTAAGTTGGCATTGAACCGACAAGTCAAGGAGTTTCATCCATAGATTGTAATGTTTAATCCCGGCCATGGTTTTTCCTTTAAATCTGTCAGTTGTAATTTATTTTGGTCACAAGTGACCATTTAGAATTGAGGGTAGGCAAATGTACCAACATTTGctcttctctttctctgttttcgttttttcttttcaatattgtTATATTCAAAGGCCGTTGAGACCCCGATGATGATGTCAAATAGATTGATTTGTCAGAACTGTTTTATTGTATAACAAAGGATGATCCGGTTATTGAATATAGGGACGCAAGTGGGCATTGTTAAGTTCAGATAGCGGCTAGCTAATGTCAACCCTGGACTTTTGCTGCACTTGGGATCGTACTCCATTGAAGATAAGTATCTGTAGCAGGATAGATGGAAGAGCAAGGGCAAGTTACCTCAGTATTGATATAGTATCTGTAGCAGAATTTCCAAGGGCTGATAAGTAGGGTAACTTCACATCAAAACTCCACACTTGGTACGACACAGACCCAATTGAAATCGAccttttttgtattaatatgcGAAGGCTCTCCTAGAATCATTCCTTTAGCTAACATAAAACAGTGTCATACCAAAATCTGAAAGTACCTTCCTTTTTAATCCCGACACTTGAAACCCCAAATGAATCTAACAATTTGATCCCataattatttgtttctatCAAAAAGCACATTTTTCTAAGATAATTTACAGGAGAATTGAATACAAAAGTTTTTATCTTGTCCACTAAGAACTTAAATAAGCTTCTTTTTCTCAAAAAAGGTCTTCAAATGCCATAGTTGCAAGCCCGCAACTGTTATGCAAATAAAAAGTGAAAGCCCACTCAACCACGCCATTCTGGAGTTGGTGGCTTCATTCAGCTGCTGCATTTCTGATTCTCTGAAAGAAGCAGCAAGATGCGCATGTAAAATTGAATGTGATACATATATGAAGAATATTCCTTTGAGAAATAGTAGTATGGTTTTCAGTTCAAGAGggaaaaatttaacattatattaccTTTCCCGAAGATAAAACATCTCTTGATGAATTGAATCAACAGTATCAAACAACTTCTTGAGCTCTAATTCCATGAACTggcagaaaagaaaatgaacagAATGTCAAGTTTTTCCTTCATCTCAATCCAGAAACTTGCGCCATTTTCAATTATGAATCTGGGCACTATACTACAGCGACtcctttatatttcaaatgaTAATTCATATatgattagaataaaaaaagaattatcatCCTAATAGGAAAATAATCACAATTGTTTGCCCTGTTGGAACCACCCCAAAAAAAGACTTGGCCTCATCCGATGCCATGCAAGTGGCTCGGTTTATGATCTACAATTGAAGTATACCATTCTCAGAAGAATGACATGCTTTCCAAGTTCACATCTTAGGAATCCacatatatcaagattaaaaatacataaataaaatagatcATTGCCAGCatagaaaaaatgaaaccaGTATACATTATTAAAAGTGAAAGGACCAGTAAGCACTATAGACTAATTCCATACTAGAGAAAGATCAATCCTACAGAATATGTTACTTAGAAAACCAATGGGTAGAAGACCTTGATATTTTGACAAGTACAAATATATAAGAGCTTCATTGATGGTGGATCCAGgatgttctttaaaaaaaaacctcttgGCCTCACTTCAATTGGATCTAGCTAGAGGTTTCTTCTATTACTTATTTGGTTTCTTAGGCACCTATCAAGATGCCACTTTTTACCTGAATGAAATCGCAACATAGAAAGAACTTCAGGTGATAGGATTACTCTTCATAAGAGTGgatcataatttttcttttctccaatTGGCAAAATAATTTGGAAGCAGTTTGCAAGGTTTACCTGTCCATCAATTAATGATACATTGCCAATTactttttgatataaaaacCAGGTCAATAATTGAAGTATCAGACTATAAGTCTCTTGATAGTCAGCCCAAACACTTCTTGATGTGTGAAGAGTCCGTAAAGATTTACTTCAAGCAAATAATATCAAACATGTATCCAACACCCACAGTTTTCCACAGCAGAACTTTGATTGCTTCAGAACACAATCATTCAATTTTTCCCCAATTTATAGTTAAGTCATCTAAACTGCTTCCAGTAGACCATTTTATAGAGCTATATATTTCACTACAACAGCCATGCCTCAaccaaacaaatgaaattataaaaggaTAAATCAGGAAGTCCCAAAAATTGAATCTCACACTCCTTCCTCCCACTAGGAATTCATTTATCATAACCACCAACATCATTCCTCTTGCAGTAGATATGAAAGTACATCTGGCTTTATATTTCCACAATCACCAAGCATGTCATGAATTCAAAACATTTTCCATTCTTTCACCTCTGCAACTGACCAAGAAAAAGACTATACACCCTAAGTGAAGATTCCAGCATATCTcgcaaattaatttcattaagaataaattttaatcatctCTGCTGATATTACATAACATAAAGACACCTCCACGGTTTAAATATTTGGAAAGACGTCCTCTATGGGCAGGTTTCTCACATGAAACTTCAGACATCTCTAGAGTATGTTAAGGCacttttcataaatcaaatcagATATGATTCAGATCATTTCTGTCAGGTTTTTTCAAACTAACCAGCCTAGttaaaatcaatttgatgtaatggaatttcaataatttcttattCTCTCAACAGAAGTCCTACCTACCCagaacacaaaaattaaaatcctaactTTAGGCTTTCatcataaagtttaaaaaaaaaaaaaaaaccctagcaTTAAACTCAAACAATCGAACATCAACTAGATTTTACACTCAGATCATAAGAAATAATACAATTGACTTACATCAACTGTGCCTTTCTTAGCGACATTAGACCAGTCCTTAGCTTGCACACCCGTCCTCCAATCAAAATCAACGGTCAAGGTTATTTGTGGCTTATGATCAACAGCCCAAAAGCAAGCCATATAATCCCCATTCTCGCTAGCCGTAAACGCAAACTGGCCCGAATCAACATGGTCTCCGTAATGATAACTATTCCCATAAGACGACGTCACCTACGTTAACAATAATAAACAACTAATTATCTCATTATCAACAGCCGAAAAAAAGTTGACAACAAACACAAAATTCCAAATATACCCTGACGGAGAGCTTGTGTGATTCGGGTAAAGGTTGGCCCTCGTTAGGATTGACGATGTGGTACTTGCCGACGGTCATGGAGTTGCTTTTGATGTCTTCGGCGATGCATCTGGAATGACCCGATTGGATATCGAAGCGGAGTGATTGTGAGGTAGAGGATAAAACCCCAGCTATTACGATTAGGGTTAGGGTTACTGTGATGAAATTCATCGTTTGAaaggaattaaaaataaaaagaaaaaagagtcgACGAGTATTGTCTGCAAGGAATGGCTCGTTGCAGCAGCTCCGCCCACCGTAAAGAGGTCAACGGTTTTTTCAACGTGGTAGGCTCACGTAATTGGGCAAGTATGGTATCATGTGAACAGACCATGGGAATTCTTATAATAGCCCAAGCCCAATTAGTGGAAAGTTGGGCTTGTAATTGATAGATTGTGATGCACTTGTTTTGTTAAGAGTCCATTTCagtttgtatacataaatttatataatatatttatacatatcattttatttattaatccaTGTATTTAGAACAAATTACAAACAGATttctcaaattaaatgaaatatatactGTATAAGGTAACTTTGCAAATAGATGATGAAACTAAAGTGGGCTCATGTTGACGAGACACAATAGAAAAATTATGCCCaaactttaatgaaattaaagtttCTCGTTCTCTCAACTTTGAATAGTAGATTTTTCCacccatttattaaatttatttgaaaaataaaaaattttcagttaaatttgttaataaaatcttttaaattttgtataattaatgaaaagataaatattcaATATGCCTTTTCcaaagagaaataataatttgtcataaaaaaattataaaattttatgtatctttaaactataaaaatcaCCAACAAGACTAAAATCTTTGTTTGTCACTggctattttctttttttttttttgttgttgtcaCCCTTGCGTTGTTATTCTTCTCGTCTTTGATCGAACAAGCTTAGTTAGGATTCAGGACAATGCAAAAAAGTCATAGTTCCCATCTCATAACTCTAGATGGATTGATGATTGATAAGATGTGTGGTTCGAGTAAAGTTTCTATCCTAGATCAGAGATAGTCAATGTCTATTCTTTGTTCCTTGAAATTGGGTGCAACGttagattgaaaaaataaagtaatattatagacatatgatatatcaatttataattatttattattttatctttaatttaaaattttatatatatatatatatatatatatatatatatatatatatatatatatatatatatatatatatatatatatatatatacacaagtGTTTCTATTTTAAGAGGGTAGGCATCTCATCTCATCTCATCTCAGGAATTTGAATTTTCTACTGTGATTTCCCATTCTTGAATTTTGATGAGACTGAAATCAATGTGTGATGATGTAAGCTTTTGCTGGGCCttgaaatatcatatttaaagtCAAATTAATTTCTGCCGTAgatgtttcatattttgttcattaaagaaaatatttgatgGATTATGTAAACTTAATGTTCAACCCTTGCctttttcagtttgaaaattacaaCAAACCCATGTAACCGTTTGACTACAAAATTAGTGGAAAATTTTGTCTTGCCCATTACGTCACTGCCCCAGCCCCAGCCCTGGCAATTGTACTTTTCACATCTCCAAGATATTTCAGTCATCATTAACCCTAAAACGAGTCGTTTCAAAGTGTTTTCATTAAGATATTGAATAGATAAATCCgctaatcttttataattaaaattaaataattgttattatatttaataaagattataaatataaataattattttatttaattataattaaatattttttattatgatcattttcaaaataacttttttaaatgaatgaatttatagttattattttgataattttttatatttaaaaaaaataatattattattataaaaatatttttttaatatatatatatatatatatcttcaaatttggtatgaaaaattatatctacTAATATGACAAATCTCATCTCATTTATCAAATTAGATtgatatcatatcaaattaaagttaaaagaatatatacaaaatcaacataacaatttaattttttaaaacaaaattaataattttcttttaaaacaaaactattaattttccaaagtaagaataaaaaaaccaaaatttttaatcagTCACCCACcacctaaaaatttttatcctttatcATCAATCTAGGGTTTGCcacatcaattaaaaatattgaaattttgatcgaccaacattatttttattacagtAAAAGATCAATTATCTATTATCTCGTATCTTTGTTTTATTatctttgttaataaaaattattttaattaaataaaataatatcaataataaaaataaattattaaaataatttttttaactactTTCGTACAATCCCTTCCTTAGTCTTCCACTCTCTGTCCCCCGTCTTTTTCTCCTTTCGTTTTCCCTTCCCTTCCCCTCCTTTCCCTCTACTCTCCCACTAATCAAGAAGAGTAACCAATCAAAGTCTTTGCTAGTTTCCACCAAACAtctactaataataaaatagacaATGCCCGCCTCATCTCAtaataaacatttattattattattattattattattaagtaggagtcaattatataaaaattttaaataaattacagGTTCCCACCAAGATTTGGCTTTAAAACATTTTCGACCCTTCAACATCAAATTACATATTTCCCCCTATGTCAAACTCcattaaagaaaaatcaatagtttaaaaaataaaatagtaatttcatgatccaaaataaaaaaaaaagaaaacatttttaccaAGCTAATCTTAAtgtttgtaaatataaaatttaatctttttataaatttaaaaacctataatttagtttttataactCTAGTAACCGTTCCTTTGTATTCTTACAATCACAAACGGTGAAACTAATGTTAAATAAAGGGGGAAAGACTGATACCAGTGGAATGAGTTATTAAAAGTTGTAATCGATGTCAAACAgggttataaataaaaaagatttatgtGTGAGATATGTCGTTAGAGAATTAACAGCTAAATGAAAATATCAACAAGATAATAGGTTGGAGATGGAGAGATTGACATTAGAAGTGTCGACAGaagttgaattattattaaatggaACTAGAGAGGAGGAGATTAATATGTAAAATGTGTCATTGGAGTTTCATTGGCATGAAATGgacaaaaaaaactataatattgATAGAGAATGAGTCGAAAATAGAGAGATTGATGTCAAAAGTGTATGTGGAAGTCAAATTAACGTCATAAAAGAGCTATCAAAAGTGAGAATATCAATTAGgttgtaaagaaaatgaatataaaaattgaagaaaatgaaaaaaaagatcgttttaatataaatttaataattaaacgACTTCTTAAATTTTTGGTCATTTGTGGTCATATAGTAATTGGGAAAAGTAAAGTGTTGgggtaatataataatttcacttttatcctattttttaattaacaaattttaattttggattaaaaaatgtaatttatgtCGTTAGGGGTGAAAACGTAATTTCAGAACAAACCTTGGTAAGAAACTGTATTTACTCaataagttataataaaatagaaagagGACGCTTGGAATTAACCACTTTGTCAATATTTGATATTGCTGGGTCGCCTTGATTTTGTCAACCACATTTcgtatttcatatttttttattttgggttgatggagattcttatgaattttaattatgatttcgatgaagaacaataaaaaacaaattagataaaaaatattttaaatctgAAATCTGATGAATCTGTCCTGAATATcggagaaataaaataaataaatataaaaaattaccataaatgAAATCCCAAAAGGAGCTTAATTTGGAAAGTTGAGAGCCAACAGCCGTACATCACTTTAGTTCAAACTAATTCGTAATTTCGGATCAGATAAAGAGCGAAACAGAGTCTTATAGTACCATAGATTTGACGATTGTCTCTGTAAAAAACGTAGATATAATAAAGTTAAGCCAGAGGGGAGATTAGAGAAGGAAGATTTTCCCAGAATTTTCGAATTATTTATTGGAAAAAATACCTTAAAGAAGGCGACCCGAGTGACGGTTGTTCCTTTTTGAGTCAGATTTATTTCTCTCTTTGGCTCGTGACTCTCATATCCTCTTTCTGGGTTTCATTTTTTGCTCTCATGATTAATCCATAGAttagtaaaaattattattatttataacgTTGAAGATCTTCTGTTTATAACAATGCGCGTTTGTTGCGGCTATGAAACTGGGTTTTTGTTAATTTCTGGTGAAAGTAGAGCTTTCATAGAGTTTGAATGAAGCGGCGATGAAGAGAATAGAAGAGAAATGGAAGTTAGATCGGAGAATATTCAAGTTAGATTCGACAAATTTCCGGCGCCGGTGATTCCCAGAACACGATTACAAGTTTGGTTTATAAGGGTATGTTCCAGCATATTGCTATGGACATGTTTGGTACAGTTAGTGGCCGTCGGAGAGCTTTGGCACCCTAAAATTTTCCCCAATTTAAGCAACagaataaattggtttaataaTGCTCCCCGCCAAGTGGACCTCGTAATTCATTCTCCGCCTCCTCTTGTTGCTCCAAGTTAGTTTCTTTATGCAGCCCGATTTCGGGATTTCTGTTGTTGGGTTCTTTCAGTTTCAAAGTTGAGAATTTTGTTTAGTGATTTAGTGTTTTCGGTTGTTTTGCTATGTCTCTTCTTGGTTAGCTAAGGGTATGCGATATTTTTTGTTACTGCATTTGGCAGtttcttgattgttttgtaCAAGATGTGGTTTATTTGGTTGGGAATCTGATGACGAATAGGTTTAAACATTTAATTGCTTGATACCACCTGCATATAACAATTCGTGATTTTGATGGTAGGATTAATTTGTAGAATGGGATATAGTGGCTTATAAAAGGTGGGTGGGTATAGTTTTTACCAATGAAGTACATAAATTTTTGTGTGACGTGTTCACTATTCTAGAATATTTCACtgtgaaaaaatgtta
This sequence is a window from Mangifera indica cultivar Alphonso chromosome 5, CATAS_Mindica_2.1, whole genome shotgun sequence. Protein-coding genes within it:
- the LOC123216268 gene encoding transmembrane emp24 domain-containing protein p24delta9-like, which translates into the protein MNFITVTLTLIVIAGVLSSTSQSLRFDIQSGHSRCIAEDIKSNSMTVGKYHIVNPNEGQPLPESHKLSVRVTSSYGNSYHYGDHVDSGQFAFTASENGDYMACFWAVDHKPQITLTVDFDWRTGVQAKDWSNVAKKGTVDFMELELKKLFDTVDSIHQEMFYLRERESEMQQLNEATNSRMAWLSGLSLFICITVAGLQLWHLKTFFEKKKLI